The following DNA comes from Erigeron canadensis isolate Cc75 chromosome 3, C_canadensis_v1, whole genome shotgun sequence.
TTGTGAAAGGAATGGAAAAAAGGGTGGGTGGATGAACTACCACTGGTACTCTGGGCACATCGTACGACACCAAAACAAAGCAATGGGGAAACCCCATTCTCCCTAGCCTTTGGGTTAGAAGCAGTCTTACCCGCAGAAATACAAGTCTCCACATGTCGAACAGTaaacataaatgaaaaagataataatacaGAAATGCGTATAAACCTTGACCTTTTGGAAGAAAGAAGGGAAATTACTTCAATCAGAGAGGCTGCGTATAAGCAAAGAATTGAgaaatattacaagaaaaaagTTCACCCAGATAGCTTCAAAGTCGGTGATTACGTCCTTCGACTCAACAGCGCAAGCCAAGTACAATACCTGGGGAAAATGGAACCAACGTGGGAAGGACCATATAAAGTTGATACAGTCATCGGAACTGGCGCCTACAAGCTTTCAACAACAGATGGCAACCCCGTTAGCAGGACATGGAACGCAACAAACCTGCGTAAGTTTTATtgctgaatatatatatatatatatggataactaaatatataaagagaaaagaaGAGAAGACCTTCAACTCTTATGAGCAAATAAACATTCTATTTTAATTAAAGTGCACTACTTCAAAATTACAGGCCTGAAAAACTAAAGAACGGTAGGGACGCCTACCGGACTAATACAAGGACGGGTTACAAACCCTCCAGtatgcaaaaaaaataaaataaccgCGATTACAGTCGTCGGAACTATAGCCTGGACAAAAAATCCAAGAGCTAAAATTACGAAACGGGTAACAAAAACCCGGTAGCTAACATTAAATCGGATAAAGAGTCCGAGTATCTATTTATGACCCGACCGACGAATCCGGACATAtcttataaatatcaaaatcttTACGAGCAGTTTGGTCGATGAGAGACTTCCCGGAAAGCGGATTCACCTTGGTAAAGTGGTGCACAAAAGGAATTACTTATGTCATTACCTTCTTATACTTAACCTGCAGAACGGAGAGTTCAGAACGAAGAAGCTGCAGCTGATTTTCTCTATTCACCATCCTTTCTCGAGCGATCTGCAGCTGGAaatctttcatatcaaaagcaCGCTTCAAATTCTGAGCATCGGAGGAACGATCATCGGcagaaacaacaacaaaaccttGGGACGCACCACCTTCTCCAGAACGTTGCTTCAGAAATTCCAGATCCGATTCCAATCGGcgaatttttatcatatcaacatacgACCTCGCACCAAGCTTAAACTTTTGGACAATAGTTTTTATCCAGCCATGTTTGCAGAAAACACTCATCTTTTTCCGGTAACCCCACTTCATTTATTTAAGTAACCTACCAAGCAAAAGTGGAAAACAATGAACCAGATCCAATTGCTCACCTTATATTGGGATACGAGACGCACTACCACCGATTCACAAAAAGGCCCATCAAAAATTCAATTTCGTCCAAAATCGCCCCTCCTAAAATCCTTCTAGAAGATAGCAGACCCCCAGGATTATCTCTTTGGCAAAGACTAACAACACGATCTTGGcacatcatattattagtctggggggcttgatggtgtACCCACCATCACCCAGGATAAAACCTCACCCTGAGAAGGCTTATAAGTCACCCAGAGTATTACGCAGCCCGGGTTAAAGAAGATAAACATTGAAAAGATAtgatcatatcacttccttaaataagGGAGATCGTTGCCAAAGATAAGAAACGCATATGGAGACTTACTCTCCACGAAAAAGCTACTATAAAAAGcggaaaaaccctaaatcatgaCGAGGAGATTCATTACAAGAAAACCCTTAAAGCACATACTAGATCTCCGGAAAAAACTCTAAGAGATATGGACACATCTAAACCGGCGTATAAGGGAGAAAAACTCCTACCAACAGGGAATCGCTATCCCATCCACCAAAACACCCAAATCTTCTAACCTAAATCACTATACAAACAATAAACGAGCTTATCTAGAACATTGACCACCAGGTGAGGAAAATGATCACAAAAACCTTGAATGAACAAAATTCTATCAAATTTATTCATTTTCAACTGGTTACATGCAATTCTGAGTATAATGATTACCTTGGAATTTCAACAAGATACCCTTAGGCAAAGATGGTACCAAAGGACCGGTGGTACCAAAGGGGTACAGAGGGCCAATATTTCTCtcgaaatttaaattttatcatggatttttataacctttttataaacttttaaactttccaTTTGGATTcgtttttcataagttttttaatgttttcccctcttaaatttttttataccgCCTTTACCCTTATGAATAAATTCAATTAATTTCGGCTGCATTTGTTTGATCTTGGATCCAAAACAATCCCCCTTCAACACGGGTTGAAATTAAAATCCCCAAATACACAATAATCGCCCGGGTTATAATCCATGAACTGGAGAATGAATTAAAAGACCACAATTTCAGTTTATCCCTTGGGAATTTACGTTGTTTTCCGAGATTTATCAAACACACATGTGGGGTTTaacttctttttctattttaacattacttattttttatgaattggttatctttaaatttattttgatatGATGTGACATAGTACAAAGTAAATGatatagtttttctttattCTTGTTACCTCACAGGAATATGACCTAAATGTACATGacacttttttcttcttttttttttggacattttaaaatattaactCACTCTTAGCATTTGATCcttgtcatttttatatgtaaTCCTCTTTAAATACCTAAACCCTTAATTTAGAAAGCGacgaattttaattaaaaatcttaatttagTGAAATGAAGTCAATGAATATGTACACGGAGAAACGGAGATTAAGCCCTTTTTTCCCTCCAATCTTTTATAACCGAAAAGATACCAAAAAACGTGCATCCCACTGAAAATAAGTACTACCTTTCTACTCTCTCTATATACTTCATTCCCACCACCATTTCTTATCATACcaaaattaacccttttaatAATTCTGTATATGGCCGGCCCAAAAAAACCACTTCCGCCGCCgccgtcatcatcatcatcatcgccaTCACCTTCCCGGTCATCACCGGGAGTATCCCTTCAACCATCTTCCCCAAGAAAAAACCCATCAAAATCGACAAAAATCTTCCGTCGTGTTCGTTCTGTTTTTCGTTCGTTTCCCATAATAACTCCAGCCGCATGCAAATTCCCGGTTTCTCTCCATAGTCAACATGACAATCACCACATTCATGGTGGAACCCGAATGACCGGTACCCTTTTTGGGTACCGAAAAGCACGTATAAACCTTGCAATCCAAGAGAACCCGAGGTGTTTACCCGTGCTTTTACTAGAACTCTCAATTCCAACGGGAAAACTATTACAAGAAATGGGGTTAGGACTCGTTAGAATTGCGTTAGAATGTGAGAAACGAGGTGGTAAAACAAAGCTTGTAGACGAACCGATATGGACCATGTATTGTAATGGTCGAAAAATGGGGTACGGTGTTAAAAGAGAGCCTACGGATGAAGATTTGTACGTAATGCAATTGCTTCATGCAATATCAATGGGGGCTGGAGTACTTCCAGCCTCCGGTGACACCAATACTACCAATATcagtgataataataatgttatcacTGATACCGGTGTAACGGTGGCATCAACAGATGGAGAATTAACATATATGCGTGCGCATTTTGAACGAGTGATTGGATCAAAGGATTCCGAGACGTATTACATGATGAATCCAGATGGTAATAGTGGACCCGAATTAAGTATCTTCTTTGTGCGAGTTTGAATTTGTAATGTCTTAAAGTTATAAAGATAGAGTAGTAGATGTTATTAAACTTTTGCTATTggttattgttttttattttcatttcggTTCATTATTTTTAACTTGAGAATGtaagtaattattttattttatttattattttttagttttttttctacTTAATAATAATGtcttttatgtatgtatatatattcttttctttttctatttcattTTCCGCTCCTTTTCTTATAATGGTGGATTTTTTGTTTAAAGATGACGTTGATGGTGAGATTATTGGAATGCATGATATTGAGAACGGTTAGCTTGACGTTTTATTAATGATGTATTGAAGATTTTGTAAGAAATTAGTGGTGGGTTAGTACTTAGTAGTGATGGTTGCAATATTCCGAGTTCTAACAGGAATAGTGATAAATTAGTGATGGTATGAGGCTATGAGCATTAGGAGTGAATATTTTTAAGCCTTTGATTCAATTTATCACACCTGTTTTGGaatcatatttttaattaagaatGATCTTTTTTAGTTGATAATAAACTCATTAGATTTTTATGAGTCAAAAACACAGCCAAACTCAATTCAACTTCATGGAGCAGtggaaaatttttaatattctaAGTTTTGGGCTTTAACTTGGTGCTATTCTTATAATACTATTAAGTGTATATACCTCATGGTGCTTATTTCCATTCTTACATACTCTGTATTGTAATTATAGTTAAGAATTATATCTTTGTTGgccgttaattaaaaaaacattaagaaAGAAACGAATTAGTGAGATGATTTGTGAAGAGTGAAGACACTTTGGAAGGATGAAACGGAAAAGTGAGAAGgaaaaatttttttctttggaaatgagaaatgaaaaaggaaatgaCTTTCATTCTTTAATATTTTGACTACCCAATCAACCTTGTTCTTTAGCATATTGATtaggaaaaatataaaaaatgaccACAAAGATGCAACAAAACtatcaaaaataattaacttgCTTTATCTATTAATGAATAGAACTCATATTTTTCTAAGGAGAACCAGAACTATCAAAAAGGAGTCTTCCTACTGACGTACATGgatagttatatttataaaacttaacTATTCAGAGATAGACTTTCgacatgaaaaatataaaaaaaaatttatgcaaATTAACGGCAACTCGTAAGACGtaaatttttcttaatttattgcCACaccttaaatttatttatttattattattatttaaaaattgaaaatatattattaagaaTTAAGGTTTGTAATCTTTTAATCTTGTATTGTACCGGTCGAAAACTTTTAACCTTATATGTCATTTGGATACCAACTAACCCTTATTCAATTACCAACCCCAACTACATATAATATCACCCTTTGGAGTTAGTAAGACTAACCAAAGTGAGACATTATCCAACCCGGACCCCAAAATGCCCTGGAATGCCCTGAAAGGTGTTTtgagccaaaaaaaaaaaaaaatctctcgATCGGGATAGGAATAACGCCCTTATTATATTTgtgttgtttttatatatatagtatgtatgTGTGTAGATTAGTGACGAACATATAACCCAAAAATCTGAGACACGACCTAGGCCTAGCCGAACTCGACTCCCTTGATAGGGTAACGAGTCGGGCCACGGGTTCGATTTTGTTGCACTAAAGGattttgggttgggtcaggcAGGGCCAGGACACGTTATGAACAAAAGTCTCTTAAACCCGAGAACCAACCGAACCCGCCCGAACGCGTAACGGGTCAGGTCTCTGGCTTGATTTTGTTGCActgttgggttttgggtttgcACGGGCCGGGCCAGGTTTTGACCCCTGTTCATGCCTAGCGTTGATATTGGGGAGCTTCCTAAAGGAGGCCTTACTTCACTGTGGGTTCCAAAGACTCCCTCATGCCACGTGCTGCAAGCCACCCCTTTTATAAAGCCCCACTCCCATTAGTTTAAGGATTCGAATCAGAAGTTATTTCCTTAAAACTAACATTTCTAATCAAATTAATTTCACCTGCAGGTTCATCGTGTTTTCATTCATCATGTCTAGGCATGTCTCGTCAACAAGtattaatatttgttaaatCAAAGAGGTTGCACTGTTGTTGCAATTTCGTACGTAACAATGTAATATATAACTCCATATACGTATAATATATACTAGTCTTCAGCCCGGCCCATCTGATGGATGGTTTAGATGGGTTGGATGATGtctcaaaaactatatatataatcatagcaatatttgtGCACATATGATCatgaatccaaatctccacataattatataacggatgataatccatgctccacacaattataaacttcaaaattacacataagttattcataaaacaatcaaaaaataattttcatgtaaagaacaatcatcagttggtcttgatttgaaaagttctcaaaggttctcgcaaaaaaaaaggttctcaaaataacttttcactatatatatatatatatataaggaaatcAAATGATAACATGTGTTAGATGATGATTAACATTGTTAGAAGTAAAAGATTATGGGATCAGCAAGAATCATCATTTCCCAATATAAAAAGATCTCGACTTGGGCAGCAAACCAAAGAATTATTTTCTTGATTGTCTTTCCTTGATTAAGCTTATGTAATCGTGTATAAATTGATGGTCAGACAAATgtattcatcatcataaaatcaatatacacatatttcaATTCTATTCCTTCTAATtgtcatggtatcagagccagcaATTCTGTTGTGCTCATCATAATACCCAGAAAAACATCCGCTCAAAACTGAGCCACCATGGCCGAAGCCGGCGGCTCAAAAACGAATTCCGAATTAATGCTTCAATTAGCAAACTTACCGCAAAATAATAATCACCAACCACAAAACCCCATGAAGTATACAAAAATCAGATTTGACCAACTACAAAACCCCATGAATCGAAAGTTTGAATCAATAAAAAGAGAGATTAATCAAATCGATCCATTACCGAAGGCTGAAGCTTCTTACCAGAAAAGAGAGATTCAGAAAGAGGCCGCTCACCAGAATATTCTGGGAGCAACCATCATCGAACCCCAAGGTGTCGCCGCCGGGTTGATGGCCGGAGAAATCAACGGTGGTGGTTTTGTTTCAGAAAGTTACCGGCGATACGACGGCAAGAAAAAGATCAGGGATGATAAATCTGATCTACTTTGTGACGAGTGTGGCATGGAACGGCACACAAAGGAACAATGTTTCCGGCTAATCGGATACCCGACGTGGTGGATTGAGAACAAAAGGAGTGCCAAACGAACCCCAGTCACCAGTACTAACTCCACCAAAGGAAATAAGAGTGATAACCGAAAATTAGATGGTGTCTTTTTAGGAGTTGCGGCTGCCGGAATTGAAggagaaaaggaaaaagatgaATTTATGGTGGAAGGAAAAGAGAAGAGAGAGATCGAGATGCTTTCTGACTGATCTACTCTCCCTCACAAAAAGTCTTTGATTTGCTTTTccaaaaataatgtttccaaacataataatatacataGTGTTTTTTCTAATGAAAAAAGGGGATCCAAAGTGTTTTGTCAAAAAGGGGGATCGGTTGGTTTGACTAAAAAAGGGACGGCccaaaattgttttgagaaaaaaggTGGACTTGTTTGTGTAGCCCAAAATGGGTCGGCCCATAACATTCCTGCAGTCCAAAGCAATTCTAAAATGTCAGGTGGATCTTGGATTTTTGATTGTGGGGCCACAGACACAATGACATATGATATTTCAGATTTTACTGATATATCAAGTCCCAGGAAAACCCACATTGAAGCAGCAAATAAAGGAAAAATGGATGTGAAAAAGGGAGGAACTGTTAAAATTTCTCCGACCATTAAATTGTCTAAGTGTCTTTATGTTCCCGCTTTGTCACACAAACTTTTATCGATAAGTCATGTGACAAAAGAACTAAACTGCTCAGTTCTTATGCTTCCgaatttttgtattttacagGATATCAGGACAGATTATTGGGCGTGGCACTGAGAGAGATGGATTGTACTATGTTGATGAAGTAAGTGCAAGTGGGAATGTGATGTTAGCTCATGGAACAAATGAAAGAGAAGcctggttgtggcatagaagacttGTACATCCTTCAGTTAGTTATCTACATACTTTATTTCCTAAACTTTTTCCGCTAAATAAAtcaatttcttgtgaaacttgCATATTAGCCAAAAGCCACAGACAAACCTATAAACCTCATAATACTAGAGTTCAAGCTCCGTTTTCATTAATTCATTTAGATGTGTGGGGTCTGGCTCCTGTTCTTGGTGGTCAAGGTTTCCGATATTATATGATATTTGTTGATGACTGCACCCGAATGACctggatttattttttaaaaaataaatctgaAGTATATGATAGGTTTACTGTTTTTTATGCTATGATTCAAACTCAATTTCAACAGTCTATCAAAATTGTGAGGTCCGATAATTGTGGGGAATATGTCAACTTACAAATGAACCTATTTTTTCAATCCAAAGGGATAATCCACCAAACCACATGTCCACATACCCcaaaacaaaatggtgttgctgagcGAAAAAATAGACTCTTATTGGAAATGAATAGAGCTCTAGTAATCGAATCCTGTGTTCCAAAACATTTTTGGCCAGAAGCTCTAGCCACTGCCACTTACCTAATCAATCGACTTCCAACAAAAATTCTCAATATGAAAACCCCACTTAAAACCCTTACTGAATACCACACTCTTCCATCAGCACTCACTCTTCCGCCTAAAGTGTTTGGATGTACTATTTTTGTCCATGTTCCAAAGTCATATCGCGATAAGCTTGATCCGTGtgctgaaaaatgtgtttttgtggGGTATGGTGTAACTCAAAATGGATATAGGTGCTATAATCCAAAGACTGGTCGTATGTTCACCACAATGAACTGTGATTTTCTAGAAACCAAGTATTTTTATTCCCCGCCACACAGTGGTCAGGGGGAGGAACAATGTGACACACTGAGTTGGCTGGGATACACTCCAGAAGAAAGTTCTTCCACAATACCTAGTACCACACTTGATCCAAAGATGTCTCCAGAAGAACAGTTCCCTGAAGATCAGTCCTCTCATGAGCAAAGTGCCACCGAAAATATGAGTCCTAACCTGATATCTAAGGAAAGTAATTCTTCAACTGATGAAACTACCATaccagattccatcaaatgtaCGTAGAACAAGCATTGAAGATAAAGAGATGGAAGGATGCTATGGAAGCAGAAATGAATGCActtgaaaaaaatgaaacatgggATAAATGTGTTTTGCCTCAAGGAAAAAGTCCAGTAGGGTGTCGGTGGATCTATACAATCAAATTTAAGCCAGGTGGTGCCATAGAACGATATAAAGCTCGATTGGTTGCCAAAAGATACACTCAGACATATGGCATTGACTATTCTGAAATGTTTTCTCTAGTTGCGAAACTAGATACAATAAGGGTCTTATTCTCTGTAGCAGCAAATCAAGGTTGGCCTCTTCAtcagtttgatgttaaaaatgCTTTCTTACACGgagaattaaaaaaagaagtgtATATGGATCCTCCACCTGGTTTCTCTAAAAATTTCAAACCTGGAGAAGTCTGCATGTTAAAGAAGTCGTTGTATGGACTGAAACAGTCACCGAGAGCATGGTTTGGCAGGTTCACACTGGCAATGAAAAAGTATGGGTACAAACAAAGTAATTGTGATCATACTTTATTTCTTAGTCATAATGGAAGCCGGATAACGTGTTTAATTATCTATGTCGATGATATGATTATCACCGGAAATGATGAAAGGGAAATAaagaagttgaaagaaaaattgtGTGCAGAGTTTCAAATGAAGGACCTGGGGAATCTAAGATATTTCCTCAGAATTAAGGTGTTGAGATCACAACAAGGAATACTCATCTGTCAGAAGAGATATATATTGGATTTTTTGGCAGAAACAGGAATGATTGATTGTAAACCGGCAGATACACCCATGGTTATCAATCAAAAATTGTTTATGAAGTTAGATGGAAACTTGCTGATAAAAATAGGTACCAACGAATGGTGGGAAAGCTGATTTACCTTGCTCATACTCGTCCTGATATTGCATATGCAGTTGGAGTAGTAAGTCAGTTCATGCATCAACCCCAAAAAGAACATATGGATGCAGTTCTTAGAATTATCAGATACCTTAAAGGGACTACTAGACATGGAGTTTTGTTTAAAGCGAATGGTCATCTCAATATTCAAGTATATACAGATGCTGATTGGGCTGGAGACAAAGGCAATAGAAGATCAACATCAGGATATTTCTCTATGGTAGGAGGAAATCTTGTCACTTGGAAGAGTAAAAAGCAAAAGGTTGTCTCTTTGTCAAGTGCTGAAGCTGAATTCCGGGGTATATCTAAAGGCTTAGCAGAAGCGTTATGGCTGAAGAAACTTGTGACAGAGTTAGGTTTTGCTCCAAGAGAAAGTATTTGAATCATGAGTGATAACGAAGCTGCTATTCAAATATAAGAAAATCCAGTCCACATGATAGGACCAAACATGTGGAGATTGATCGCcatttcattaaacaaaaacttgaagACGGGGTTATCAAGTTACCATTCGTCAAATCTGAAGATCAACTTGCCGATATTCTGACAAAAGCAGTAGGAACAACCATATTTCACAAATGTTTAAGCAAGTTGAATTTTGGTGATCCCACTATTCAACTCGAGGGGGAGTGGTAGAAGTAAAAGATTATGGGATCAGCAAGAATCATCATTTCCCAATATAAAAAGATCTCGACATAAttatataacggatgataatccatgctccacacaattataaacttcaaaattacacataagttattcataaaacaatcaaaaaataattttcatgtaaagaacaatcatcagttggtcttgatttgaaaagttctcaaaggttctcgcaaaaaaaaaaggttctcaaaataacttttcactatatatatataagaaaatcaaATGATAACATGTGTTAGATGATGATTAACATTGTTAGAAGTAAAAGATTATGGGATCAGCAAGA
Coding sequences within:
- the LOC122594621 gene encoding protein MIZU-KUSSEI 1, with product MAGPKKPLPPPPSSSSSSPSPSRSSPGVSLQPSSPRKNPSKSTKIFRRVRSVFRSFPIITPAACKFPVSLHSQHDNHHIHGGTRMTGTLFGYRKARINLAIQENPRCLPVLLLELSIPTGKLLQEMGLGLVRIALECEKRGGKTKLVDEPIWTMYCNGRKMGYGVKREPTDEDLYVMQLLHAISMGAGVLPASGDTNTTNISDNNNVITDTGVTVASTDGELTYMRAHFERVIGSKDSETYYMMNPDGNSGPELSIFFVRV